The Thermodesulfovibrionia bacterium genome contains a region encoding:
- a CDS encoding cysteine desulfurase family protein, producing the protein MKNIYMDYAATNPLHPEVLDAMMPYFKEDFANPLSVYEPAVKAKEAIENARQQVASLINAKPNEIIFTSSGAESNNFAIKGAALANQKKGKHIITTKIEHHSITNSARFMERSDFTVTYLPVDKYGIVSPESVKKAIMDETILISINHANSEIGTIEPIAEIAKIAKSKNIIFHTDAVASTGNIPVDVRELNVDLLSLSAHQFYGPKGASALYLKEGTRIMPLIYGGIQEGGRRAGTENVPAIVGMGKAAEMARENLTARIAHNIKLRDKIIRDVSSIEKVHLTGPIENRLPGHASFVVEYIEGEAMLLLLAANGIYAASGSACTSKALKASPVLTSIGIPSHMAHGSVVFTIGQEITEDDIDYFTDKFKTIIKRLREMSPIAQ; encoded by the coding sequence ATGAAAAATATCTACATGGATTACGCTGCAACAAACCCTCTTCATCCTGAGGTACTGGATGCGATGATGCCGTACTTTAAAGAGGATTTCGCAAATCCGTTAAGTGTATATGAGCCGGCTGTAAAGGCAAAAGAGGCGATTGAGAATGCGAGACAGCAGGTTGCTTCGCTCATTAACGCAAAACCGAATGAGATAATCTTTACGTCAAGCGGCGCTGAGTCCAACAACTTCGCAATCAAAGGCGCTGCCCTTGCAAACCAGAAGAAGGGCAAGCACATTATCACAACAAAGATCGAGCATCACTCCATTACAAATTCTGCGCGCTTCATGGAGAGGTCAGATTTTACCGTGACCTATCTTCCTGTAGACAAATACGGGATCGTTTCGCCTGAATCTGTTAAAAAAGCGATAATGGATGAAACTATCCTGATATCCATAAATCATGCCAACTCTGAAATAGGAACCATTGAGCCGATAGCAGAAATCGCAAAGATAGCAAAGAGCAAAAATATAATTTTTCACACAGACGCGGTTGCATCAACGGGTAACATTCCGGTAGATGTCAGGGAGTTGAATGTTGACCTTTTATCACTCTCAGCGCATCAGTTCTACGGCCCTAAGGGCGCTTCAGCACTTTATCTGAAAGAAGGCACAAGGATAATGCCGCTCATCTACGGCGGGATACAGGAAGGCGGAAGGCGCGCAGGCACTGAGAATGTCCCAGCGATAGTCGGCATGGGCAAGGCAGCCGAGATGGCAAGGGAGAACCTCACTGCCCGAATTGCACATAACATTAAATTAAGAGACAAAATAATAAGAGATGTTTCATCAATAGAGAAGGTTCACCTTACAGGCCCTATTGAAAATAGGCTTCCCGGACACGCAAGCTTTGTTGTCGAGTACATCGAGGGCGAGGCGATGCTTCTGCTTCTTGCGGCAAACGGTATTTATGCAGCAAGCGGATCAGCCTGCACTTCAAAGGCGTTAAAGGCATCTCCTGTACTGACATCCATCGGCATACCTTCACACATGGCGCACGGCTCTGTAGTATTCACAATAGGCCAGGAGATCACTGAAGATGATATTGACTACTTTACTGATAAATTTAAAACTATCATAAAGAGATTAAGAGAGATGTCTCCTATCGCACAATGA
- a CDS encoding MoxR family ATPase: MDTKIQKFNEILQSLLLHLHGKEKALRLSLITFFSQGHLLIEDLPGLGKTTLAVSIANAFGLKFGRIQCTNDLLPSDITGVSIYNKNTDSFEFHPGPIFNNIVLVDEINRATSKTQSALLEAMQERQITVEGVTYKLEQPFFVIATQNPVEHHGTFPLPKSQLDRFMMQINIGYPDKDSEKRIIKEVMSSEAAALTERLIDKDEVISIQKSIRDSVYISDNVLAYILDVVKATRNSKYFLTGLSTRGALAITETARTNAFFSGRDFLIPEDVKEMAEFTIPHRVIFKDEYESYDKKEIIRSIVKEVPVPV, translated from the coding sequence ATGGATACAAAGATACAGAAATTCAATGAGATACTCCAATCGCTCTTGCTGCACCTTCACGGCAAGGAGAAGGCGCTTCGCCTGTCGCTTATCACCTTCTTTTCCCAGGGGCATCTCTTGATAGAGGATCTGCCGGGACTGGGCAAGACAACACTTGCCGTCAGCATTGCCAATGCCTTCGGGCTGAAGTTCGGGAGGATCCAGTGTACAAATGACCTTTTGCCTTCTGATATTACAGGAGTATCAATATACAACAAAAATACGGATTCATTTGAGTTTCACCCCGGCCCTATATTCAACAATATTGTGCTGGTAGATGAGATAAACCGGGCCACCTCAAAGACACAGAGTGCGCTGCTTGAGGCGATGCAGGAGAGGCAGATAACGGTGGAGGGGGTGACCTATAAGCTTGAACAACCTTTTTTTGTTATAGCTACGCAGAATCCTGTAGAGCATCACGGAACATTCCCGCTTCCCAAATCTCAACTCGACAGGTTTATGATGCAGATCAATATCGGCTATCCTGACAAGGATTCTGAAAAAAGGATAATCAAAGAGGTCATGAGCAGCGAGGCAGCGGCTTTGACTGAGCGCCTGATAGACAAGGATGAGGTTATCAGTATTCAGAAGAGCATCAGGGATAGTGTTTATATATCTGATAATGTCCTGGCTTATATTTTGGATGTCGTAAAGGCTACAAGGAACAGCAAGTATTTTTTAACAGGGCTGTCAACGAGAGGTGCCCTTGCCATAACCGAGACAGCAAGAACGAACGCTTTTTTCAGCGGCAGAGATTTTTTGATCCCTGAAGATGTCAAGGAGATGGCTGAGTTTACAATACCTCACAGAGTTATTTTCAAGGATGAGTATGAAAGCTATGATAAAAAGGAGATCATAAGATCGATAGTAAAAGAGGTTCCAGTTCCCGTTTAA
- a CDS encoding DUF3488 and transglutaminase-like domain-containing protein: protein MKADISIEFAVKLITFLIGVIGFLSVVQHVSYLYSLLFVSLLITSAVFEKTNRFIFPRWALNSIAVMFIIFTVMNMNYENLIEKMIEMFIFLLAVKFLEDKKTRDHLQIYTISVFLLLGSALLSTDLLFLIYFLSLVFLFTVAIVLLAYLSEEPDLRLRKNVLFKIVSKALLIPAAAIPLTVILFIILPRPFSPLLKVSTPGQKAMTGFSEDINLGMVSEIQEDSGTIFRVEMKEISPAQLYWRGIVFDHFDGKSWKMSDKREMVKLGKQLLKGERVEQTVFLEPYNYKYLFALDRPVSINRSRTSKVFTYTLPRSPDKRIKYDVVSVLDETIYEDEINEELYLQLPDNISKKITGLAERLSSGKDAQEKLNSILGFFSDEKFTYSMAGLPVSSTPLEDFLFDLKYGNCEYYASSMAVLLRLSGVPARVVGGYKGADYNAVGGYYVVQQRNAHVWVEAYIKGKGWVRVDPTPASREVLIRSYQSGLFFKLGMALDVVNYFWNGFVIDYDLRKQFTLFMRLGQGIKNPGLDIDLSVGKKSAGGYIIIFIPVILFVIISYRLFTKRTPAEIKIIRKFQKRMRKYGYERNRSEGLDEFLLRIDDEQIRRKAAAFVTDFDEIYYKDQGFTRADIKRLREKIKAINPD from the coding sequence ATGAAAGCTGATATCAGCATAGAGTTTGCGGTCAAGCTTATAACCTTTCTGATAGGGGTCATAGGTTTTCTCTCTGTTGTACAGCATGTCAGTTATTTATATTCCCTGCTCTTTGTTTCGCTTTTAATAACATCCGCCGTATTTGAGAAGACAAACAGATTCATCTTTCCTCGATGGGCCTTAAATTCCATAGCAGTAATGTTCATAATTTTTACGGTCATGAACATGAATTATGAAAACCTGATCGAAAAGATGATTGAGATGTTCATCTTCCTTCTTGCAGTTAAATTCCTTGAAGACAAGAAAACAAGGGACCACCTGCAGATATATACAATCTCGGTCTTTCTCCTGCTTGGCTCTGCTTTGCTCTCTACGGATCTTTTGTTCTTAATATACTTTTTAAGCCTTGTATTTTTGTTCACAGTCGCAATAGTACTTTTGGCATATCTGTCAGAGGAACCGGATCTGCGCCTGAGGAAAAATGTTCTCTTTAAGATCGTTTCAAAGGCATTACTCATTCCTGCTGCAGCGATTCCCTTGACAGTGATATTATTTATAATTCTGCCTAGGCCGTTCTCACCGCTTTTGAAGGTATCGACACCGGGACAAAAGGCAATGACAGGTTTTTCAGAAGACATTAATCTCGGCATGGTATCTGAGATACAGGAGGATAGCGGCACGATATTCAGAGTAGAGATGAAAGAGATATCTCCTGCACAGCTTTATTGGAGAGGTATTGTATTTGACCATTTTGACGGCAAAAGCTGGAAGATGTCAGATAAGAGAGAGATGGTAAAGTTAGGAAAGCAGCTGTTAAAGGGTGAAAGGGTAGAGCAGACGGTCTTTCTGGAGCCGTATAATTATAAGTATCTTTTTGCCCTTGACAGGCCTGTATCAATTAACAGGTCCAGAACAAGCAAGGTCTTCACTTATACTCTGCCGAGGAGCCCGGATAAAAGGATTAAATATGACGTTGTCTCTGTTTTAGATGAGACCATTTATGAAGATGAGATCAATGAGGAGCTCTATCTGCAGCTTCCTGATAATATCTCCAAGAAGATCACCGGCCTGGCTGAAAGGCTTTCTTCAGGTAAAGATGCACAGGAGAAATTAAACTCAATACTGGGCTTTTTCTCAGATGAAAAATTCACATACTCAATGGCGGGACTGCCGGTATCATCAACGCCTTTGGAAGATTTTTTATTCGATCTCAAGTACGGCAATTGTGAATATTACGCTTCTTCAATGGCTGTGCTGCTCAGGTTATCAGGTGTTCCCGCAAGGGTTGTGGGCGGCTACAAAGGCGCTGATTATAACGCGGTGGGCGGATATTATGTAGTTCAGCAGAGAAACGCGCATGTCTGGGTTGAGGCGTATATAAAAGGCAAGGGCTGGGTCAGGGTTGACCCGACACCGGCATCCCGTGAAGTGCTTATAAGGAGTTACCAGAGCGGCCTGTTCTTTAAACTGGGGATGGCACTTGATGTTGTCAACTATTTCTGGAACGGCTTTGTTATTGACTATGACCTTAGAAAACAATTTACACTTTTTATGAGATTAGGTCAGGGCATAAAAAACCCAGGACTCGATATAGACCTGTCTGTCGGTAAAAAGAGCGCCGGCGGATATATTATTATTTTTATTCCGGTAATTCTGTTTGTAATAATAAGCTATCGGCTCTTTACTAAAAGGACCCCGGCTGAAATAAAGATCATACGTAAATTCCAAAAAAGGATGCGTAAGTACGGGTATGAACGCAACAGGAGCGAGGGGCTGGATGAGTTTCTATTGCGTATCGATGATGAGCAGATAAGGCGCAAGGCAGCGGCATTTGTCACTGACTTTGACGAAATATATTATAAAGATCAGGGCTTCACAAGAGCCGATATAAAACGGCTGCGCGAGAAGATAAAGGCTATAAATCCGGATTAG
- a CDS encoding N-acetyltransferase, which yields MMNINKATIKDVRGMQSLINNFAKKDLMLPRSLNEIYENIRDFYVCVEDDRVIAVSALHVLWEDIAEIKSLVVANEYQGQGIGKKLIKKCLKEATALGLKKVFALTYKPEFFINQGFKEIDKNSLPQKIWGECMKCHKFPECDESSVLIEL from the coding sequence ATGATGAATATTAATAAAGCAACAATTAAAGATGTCAGAGGCATGCAGTCGCTTATAAATAATTTCGCAAAAAAAGACCTCATGCTTCCGAGATCGCTTAATGAGATATACGAAAATATTCGGGACTTTTATGTCTGCGTTGAAGATGACAGGGTCATTGCAGTATCGGCTCTGCACGTATTGTGGGAAGATATCGCGGAAATAAAGTCTCTCGTAGTCGCAAACGAATACCAGGGGCAAGGGATCGGTAAAAAACTGATTAAGAAGTGTTTAAAAGAAGCAACAGCGCTCGGGCTGAAGAAAGTCTTTGCCCTCACTTATAAACCGGAGTTTTTTATCAATCAGGGTTTTAAGGAGATAGATAAAAATTCTCTCCCCCAAAAGATATGGGGGGAATGCATGAAGTGCCACAAATTCCCTGAATGCGATGAATCATCTGTTCTTATCGAGCTTTGA
- a CDS encoding Ppx/GppA phosphatase family protein — MKPRVLAGIDIGTNTFRLLIGEVSNNSIKSIYSKRIITRLGEGVSINNILRPEAIKRSIDALKEFREIIDAHNTEATSAIGTSVLREANNRDYFLTEAMQETGIEIKIASKSEEAAFSSSGMMIDLEVPGSALLIDIGGGSTEFIMTSDGKQVFFESLNLGAVYLHDMYIKSDPPAAEEIFMMEKEISRHLDAIAVSINKHISVETSLIGTAGTITALSATAQNLCEFQHERIHNSNISIQDVIYMYSKMSKATIRERLGLYPVLEPSRADIILPGTAILLKIMMALGFDRITVSNYGLREGIILNLYNRISA, encoded by the coding sequence ATGAAACCCAGAGTCCTTGCAGGCATTGACATAGGAACAAACACCTTCAGGCTTCTGATTGGAGAGGTCAGTAATAACAGCATAAAATCTATCTATTCAAAGCGTATAATTACAAGACTGGGCGAAGGCGTATCCATCAATAATATACTTAGACCTGAAGCTATCAAAAGAAGCATTGACGCGCTTAAAGAGTTCCGCGAGATCATAGACGCTCACAATACAGAAGCAACATCGGCCATTGGCACAAGCGTTCTCAGGGAAGCAAACAACAGGGATTACTTTTTAACAGAAGCGATGCAAGAGACTGGAATTGAGATAAAGATAGCGTCAAAAAGTGAAGAAGCAGCCTTCTCATCTTCAGGCATGATGATAGATTTAGAAGTTCCAGGGTCAGCCCTTCTAATTGACATAGGTGGCGGAAGTACGGAGTTTATAATGACATCTGATGGGAAACAGGTATTTTTTGAAAGCCTCAATCTTGGAGCAGTTTATTTACACGACATGTATATTAAGAGCGACCCGCCTGCTGCTGAAGAAATATTTATGATGGAAAAAGAGATTTCCAGACATCTTGATGCAATAGCAGTATCTATTAATAAACATATATCCGTAGAAACATCCCTTATCGGCACAGCCGGCACAATAACCGCTCTCTCTGCAACGGCTCAGAACCTCTGCGAGTTTCAGCATGAGAGAATACATAATTCAAATATATCGATTCAGGATGTAATATATATGTATTCAAAAATGTCTAAAGCAACAATAAGAGAGAGGCTTGGTCTCTACCCGGTGCTTGAGCCTTCAAGGGCAGACATTATACTGCCCGGGACTGCCATTCTTTTAAAGATCATGATGGCATTGGGTTTTGACCGGATCACCGTCTCGAATTACGGGCTTAGAGAAGGGATCATTCTGAATCTGTATAATAGAATATCTGCTTAG
- a CDS encoding DUF58 domain-containing protein, whose amino-acid sequence MVISGLLGKANITGIDIELEPSLEVYANRPFPLKIRNINKRRYLPGFMFRVHVAGESVFLPFISVKSESSAYVNFTFEARGRQVIDDLYLCSAFPFNFFVRCRKIKKSFDFIVFPEPKRCELLSHVEEKVRRSGELPVNKAGFYPEMISIRDYISGDPLRYINWKATAKTDKLQTKELSSASFNPVVIDFDAIEMKILEEKISCITYAVLQLHNKGVPFGFKIRDKIYLPETTNYHKYTVLNELALYGAADES is encoded by the coding sequence ATGGTGATCTCCGGCCTTCTCGGCAAAGCCAATATAACAGGAATTGATATTGAGCTTGAGCCTTCGCTTGAGGTATATGCTAACAGGCCCTTTCCGTTAAAGATAAGAAACATCAATAAACGAAGATATCTTCCGGGCTTTATGTTCAGGGTACATGTCGCCGGAGAAAGCGTCTTCCTGCCGTTTATAAGCGTAAAGTCCGAATCGTCCGCATATGTTAATTTCACCTTTGAGGCCCGGGGCAGGCAGGTCATAGACGATCTGTATCTGTGTTCCGCTTTCCCTTTTAATTTCTTTGTAAGGTGCAGGAAGATCAAAAAGAGCTTTGACTTCATAGTATTTCCTGAACCAAAGAGATGTGAGCTTTTGAGCCATGTTGAAGAGAAAGTAAGAAGGTCGGGTGAACTGCCGGTCAATAAGGCCGGGTTCTATCCTGAGATGATCTCCATACGTGATTATATAAGCGGCGACCCTCTGAGATATATAAACTGGAAGGCCACAGCAAAGACAGATAAGCTCCAGACAAAGGAATTGTCTTCAGCCTCTTTCAATCCGGTAGTGATAGATTTTGACGCTATTGAGATGAAGATACTTGAAGAGAAGATCTCCTGCATTACATACGCAGTCTTGCAGCTCCATAATAAAGGTGTGCCTTTTGGTTTCAAGATAAGAGATAAAATCTATCTGCCGGAAACTACCAATTACCATAAATACACGGTCTTGAATGAGCTGGCTTTATATGGTGCCGCAGATGAAAGCTGA
- a CDS encoding sulfurtransferase TusA family protein: MDTSDNLKFLTKPLHADATTDIIYMMCPIHLLTIAQKIKEIKVGQTLAVLTDYEGALEDIPAWCGTTGNDFLGVMEEPDHFKFFIKKLKESS, from the coding sequence ATGGACACATCAGATAATTTAAAATTTCTTACTAAACCGTTGCACGCTGATGCAACCACTGACATAATATATATGATGTGCCCTATTCACCTTCTTACGATAGCGCAGAAGATAAAGGAGATAAAGGTCGGACAGACGCTTGCGGTGCTGACTGACTATGAAGGCGCGCTTGAGGATATCCCGGCATGGTGCGGCACGACAGGCAATGATTTTTTAGGGGTGATGGAAGAACCTGACCATTTTAAATTCTTTATCAAAAAGCTTAAGGAGTCATCATGA
- the nifU gene encoding Fe-S cluster assembly scaffold protein NifU, with protein MYSKEVMDHFTNPRNVGEIPDADGVGEEGNPTCGDMMKIFIKVEDDKIVDAKFKTFGCGAAIAVSSMITEMVKGKTLDEALEISKEKVAEELGGLPAQKMHCSNLGSDALRKAIEDYRSRK; from the coding sequence ATGTACAGCAAAGAGGTAATGGACCATTTCACAAACCCGAGGAACGTAGGCGAGATTCCTGACGCGGACGGTGTCGGCGAAGAGGGAAATCCTACATGCGGCGACATGATGAAGATCTTTATAAAGGTCGAAGACGATAAGATCGTAGACGCAAAATTCAAGACCTTTGGATGCGGCGCAGCCATTGCAGTATCAAGTATGATCACAGAGATGGTCAAGGGTAAGACGCTTGATGAGGCATTGGAGATATCAAAAGAAAAGGTGGCTGAAGAACTTGGCGGACTGCCGGCGCAGAAGATGCATTGCTCTAACTTGGGTTCTGACGCGCTGAGAAAAGCGATTGAAGATTACAGAAGCAGGAAATAA
- a CDS encoding 1,4-dihydroxy-6-naphthoate synthase yields the protein MKNLSLGYSPCPNDTFIFYAMVHGIINTPGFHINEVLLDVETLNQKALRSELDLSKISYHAFGNLRNEYCMLRSGGALGKGCGPLLIGAEEYSISEIKNKRIAIPGRLTTAYLLLQMFDPDFKIGKADISVMPFNEIIPAIKKGDVDAGLIIHESRFTYSSYGLKEIIDLGKWWEEETGLLLPLGGIIAKRELGAETINAIDKIIYLSIEFAFKNRNIVMRYIKEHAQELSEDVINRHIDLYVNKHSLDIGADGEKAVKELLLRAENAGIIPRSDVPLFI from the coding sequence ATGAAAAATCTATCTCTCGGCTACTCGCCCTGCCCTAATGACACATTTATCTTCTATGCTATGGTTCACGGCATCATCAATACACCCGGATTTCATATTAATGAGGTTCTGCTCGATGTTGAGACGCTTAACCAAAAAGCATTAAGGTCTGAGCTTGATCTTTCAAAGATATCTTATCACGCATTTGGAAATTTAAGAAATGAATACTGCATGCTTCGTTCCGGAGGCGCGCTCGGCAAAGGATGCGGCCCTCTTCTGATCGGAGCAGAAGAATATTCCATCAGCGAAATAAAGAATAAAAGGATCGCAATCCCCGGAAGGCTTACAACCGCATACCTCCTGCTTCAGATGTTTGACCCGGACTTTAAGATCGGAAAAGCAGATATTTCAGTGATGCCTTTTAATGAGATCATACCTGCCATTAAAAAAGGAGATGTCGATGCAGGCCTGATAATCCATGAAAGCAGATTTACCTATTCCTCATATGGATTAAAAGAGATAATAGACCTTGGTAAGTGGTGGGAAGAAGAGACCGGGCTCCTTCTGCCGCTTGGAGGAATAATCGCCAAGAGAGAACTTGGCGCTGAGACTATAAATGCGATTGATAAAATAATCTATCTCAGTATTGAGTTTGCTTTTAAAAACAGGAATATTGTGATGCGGTATATCAAAGAACATGCTCAGGAACTTTCTGAAGATGTAATTAACAGGCACATTGATCTTTATGTCAACAAACATTCATTAGATATCGGCGCTGACGGTGAAAAAGCTGTTAAAGAACTGCTGCTGCGGGCTGAGAACGCCGGTATCATTCCGAGGTCTGACGTGCCGTTATTCATATGA
- the bamA gene encoding outer membrane protein assembly factor BamA, protein MDKSKSKKVYIKTSAVILFLIVCFFPLFKSSAESTGQEVIRDINVVGLSRIESEELIDMMCFHVGEIFDKEILKKCIRRTFKKGIFLDIRVDSERIGDGIKLTYVMREFPVISDIYIKGNNGISKKLIMKALSFDEDDDFREDLLQKAEKNIISLYKRKGFYDTAVKISFNNPKNISKVNIDVKIDEGIPLRIKSINMPDEALRRTGISVNDIYDSDILDKEITKLKGYYIKQGYIRPEVGPYELRDGELYLPVNPGVKFEIEFKENTVFSNKKLLKEMPFIESEMVSDELIEEASNRIRDLYLQSGYCYVQVAAGVENFKELTKITFIVFEGKKVTIGRVDFEGMSIDRKVVKKMIPLKENDLYNEDLLANSSDSIEGFYNALGYINMKIVNVRKDFENDGGVINLTFEIDEGIQVMINGLDINGNIDIPVSDIRNVINLRKNTPLNLVDIRDARYSILSLYKRLGYVDASVDIATDINEGEADIHFSITENRPSVLGKVIIRGNRKTREKIIRREFTLAEGGPYNYDEILKIKQSIYKMGLFNEVSIDELTSEKLSYKTVKDVLVSLKEDQAGSVEVALGYGDYEQFRGSLDVSYINLGGYNRQIGFRGEASSVEQKYGIEYIEPWLFNKRDLNFRASLSKEGRKNVNLDTRDILFEIDKLSIVAGINKEFADGIKANLSYEYSLNETSNLEPGVILNREDAGTLAIGSILASVFYDTRNNPFDPSSGSINGVVIKFASKAFLSEVEFIKGTFQSSWYFELRKGLVFATSVKGGASYSYDKDDELPLVERFFLGGRTTVRGYSHDTLGPKGIEDVPTGGNIYALINEELRIAVGKGFGFVVFLDGGNVWQTAGDVDSKLKFTAGVGLRYITPVGPVRIDYGHKLDRDAGESPGELHFSFGHAF, encoded by the coding sequence ATGGATAAGTCAAAATCTAAAAAAGTATATATCAAAACATCAGCAGTAATTTTATTTCTTATTGTTTGCTTTTTCCCCTTATTTAAGTCGTCTGCTGAATCAACGGGACAAGAAGTGATCAGGGATATCAATGTTGTCGGACTTTCAAGGATAGAGAGTGAAGAACTGATAGATATGATGTGCTTTCATGTCGGGGAGATATTTGATAAAGAAATTTTGAAAAAATGTATCAGGAGAACATTCAAAAAAGGGATTTTTCTCGATATCAGGGTTGATTCTGAACGGATCGGTGACGGTATAAAACTTACATATGTTATGAGGGAGTTCCCTGTTATCAGCGATATCTATATCAAAGGCAATAATGGGATCTCAAAAAAACTGATCATGAAGGCCCTGTCTTTTGATGAAGATGACGATTTCAGGGAAGATCTTCTTCAAAAAGCGGAAAAGAATATTATCAGTCTATATAAGAGAAAGGGTTTTTATGATACGGCCGTAAAAATAAGCTTTAATAACCCGAAAAACATTTCCAAGGTCAATATTGATGTGAAGATTGATGAAGGGATACCGCTCAGAATTAAAAGCATAAATATGCCTGATGAAGCTTTGAGGCGCACCGGCATATCTGTAAATGATATATATGACAGCGATATACTTGATAAAGAAATTACCAAATTAAAGGGCTATTACATAAAGCAAGGTTATATCAGGCCTGAGGTCGGCCCATACGAATTAAGGGATGGAGAGCTTTATCTTCCGGTTAACCCCGGTGTCAAATTTGAGATAGAATTCAAGGAGAATACGGTATTCAGCAACAAAAAGCTCCTGAAAGAGATGCCGTTCATTGAGAGTGAAATGGTTTCGGATGAGCTGATCGAAGAAGCATCAAACAGGATCAGGGATCTTTATCTTCAAAGCGGTTACTGTTATGTTCAGGTTGCCGCAGGCGTTGAGAATTTTAAAGAACTGACAAAAATAACATTTATCGTATTTGAGGGTAAGAAGGTTACCATAGGAAGGGTTGATTTTGAAGGAATGAGCATTGATCGAAAAGTTGTCAAAAAGATGATCCCTCTTAAAGAAAATGACCTGTACAATGAAGACCTCCTGGCCAACAGCAGTGATTCCATTGAAGGTTTTTATAATGCGTTAGGTTATATAAACATGAAAATTGTCAATGTAAGGAAGGACTTTGAAAATGATGGAGGTGTTATTAACCTTACTTTTGAAATTGATGAGGGCATTCAGGTCATGATTAACGGACTGGATATCAATGGCAACATTGATATCCCAGTATCTGATATAAGGAATGTAATTAACCTTCGAAAAAATACCCCATTAAACCTTGTAGATATTCGTGATGCAAGATACAGTATTCTTTCGTTATATAAACGGCTTGGTTATGTTGATGCTTCTGTTGATATCGCCACTGATATAAACGAAGGTGAGGCTGACATTCACTTTTCTATAACTGAGAACAGGCCTTCTGTCCTTGGCAAGGTTATAATTCGCGGCAATCGTAAGACAAGGGAGAAGATTATAAGGCGTGAGTTTACCCTTGCTGAAGGTGGTCCTTACAATTATGATGAAATTTTGAAGATAAAACAGAGCATATACAAAATGGGCCTTTTTAATGAGGTTTCAATAGACGAGCTCACTTCAGAGAAGCTTTCATACAAGACTGTTAAAGACGTACTGGTATCATTAAAAGAGGATCAGGCAGGTTCTGTTGAGGTAGCGCTTGGATACGGTGATTATGAACAGTTCAGGGGTTCATTAGATGTCAGCTACATAAACCTCGGCGGCTATAATAGGCAGATAGGGTTTCGGGGGGAGGCCAGTTCGGTTGAGCAAAAGTATGGAATCGAATATATTGAACCGTGGCTCTTTAATAAACGAGATCTTAATTTTAGGGCATCTCTGAGCAAAGAGGGCAGGAAAAATGTAAACCTTGATACAAGAGACATCTTATTTGAGATTGACAAGCTCTCGATTGTTGCGGGTATTAATAAAGAGTTTGCTGATGGTATTAAAGCCAACCTGAGTTATGAGTATTCCTTAAATGAAACATCAAATCTTGAACCAGGTGTGATATTAAACAGGGAAGATGCCGGCACACTTGCCATCGGGAGTATTTTAGCCTCTGTTTTTTATGATACTCGTAATAATCCCTTTGATCCTTCGAGCGGTTCTATCAATGGTGTTGTAATTAAATTTGCTTCAAAGGCTTTTCTGTCTGAGGTTGAGTTTATTAAAGGGACATTTCAGAGCTCATGGTATTTTGAGCTAAGAAAGGGGCTGGTTTTTGCGACATCTGTAAAAGGAGGTGCATCTTATAGTTACGATAAAGATGATGAGCTGCCTCTGGTTGAGAGGTTTTTTCTTGGCGGCAGGACTACTGTAAGAGGATATAGCCATGATACACTCGGTCCAAAAGGGATCGAGGATGTCCCGACCGGCGGTAATATCTATGCGCTTATTAATGAGGAATTAAGAATAGCTGTAGGAAAGGGTTTCGGGTTTGTTGTTTTTCTTGATGGAGGGAATGTATGGCAGACCGCAGGTGATGTTGATAGCAAACTAAAGTTCACGGCAGGCGTTGGTTTGAGGTATATCACGCCGGTCGGCCCGGTAAGGATTGATTATGGTCATAAACTTGACAGAGATGCCGGTGAAAGTCCCGGCGAGTTACATTTCAGTTTTGGCCATGCATTTTAA